In the genome of Streptomyces collinus, one region contains:
- a CDS encoding fused response regulator/phosphatase, with translation MQHSPGTTVLVVDDVAASRYAMGAVLQRAGHRVVPVASGGEALVELDVRLRDGTLPDVALVDVGLPDMSGFELCRRVRAQLPMAALPVVHFSAAATAPGDRCRGLDAGGDAYLTVPAEPREIQAVVRAAVRGARRATGAETAVHRLTLLAEAVITVQAARCPRELATAAAEGTARLTASPAEVFVIGPDDEPYRGTARGRPADAGSDAHQAAARLVTRLAEGRTGVDTIVVPAPLWPAGVFRPGVEEDARVTVATAQDGRTTVCLATPVRRTATGDPADDGLRARLAQATVLAAEPLLMYQVERHVALTLQRSFLPRPHKLPHLPGVDIVVRYEPASEQTEIGGDFYAALRTRDGILTAVGDVVGHSLDAATVMVEIRHALRAYCVDESDPVVLATRLDRMLQEYHPDVTATVCLALVDPGSGRVRIANAGHIPPLILRAGGDARYADACGPLLGLGLERPQATECRLHRTDRLLMVTDGLIETRGIPITTSMDQLRTAAADAPPGLDALCDVLLGCFGRDPEDDIAMLALRLG, from the coding sequence ATGCAGCACAGCCCCGGCACCACCGTGCTGGTCGTGGACGACGTCGCGGCCAGCCGCTACGCCATGGGCGCGGTGCTGCAACGGGCCGGTCACCGGGTCGTGCCCGTCGCCAGCGGCGGCGAGGCGCTCGTCGAACTCGACGTACGGCTGCGGGACGGCACCCTGCCCGACGTGGCCCTCGTCGATGTGGGCCTGCCCGACATGAGCGGCTTCGAACTGTGCCGCCGGGTCCGGGCCCAGCTGCCCATGGCCGCGCTGCCCGTCGTGCACTTCTCGGCCGCCGCGACCGCGCCCGGCGACCGGTGCCGGGGCCTCGACGCCGGCGGGGACGCCTATCTGACCGTGCCCGCCGAACCACGGGAGATCCAGGCCGTCGTCCGGGCCGCCGTACGCGGGGCCCGCCGCGCCACGGGCGCCGAGACCGCCGTGCACCGGCTGACGCTGCTGGCCGAGGCCGTCATCACCGTGCAGGCGGCACGCTGCCCGCGGGAACTGGCCACCGCGGCCGCCGAGGGCACCGCGCGCCTCACCGCCTCACCCGCCGAGGTGTTCGTCATCGGCCCGGACGACGAGCCGTACCGCGGCACGGCCCGGGGCCGCCCCGCGGACGCCGGCAGCGACGCCCACCAGGCGGCGGCACGGCTGGTCACCCGGCTCGCGGAGGGCCGCACGGGCGTGGACACCATCGTCGTCCCCGCGCCGCTGTGGCCGGCCGGGGTCTTCCGGCCGGGCGTCGAGGAGGACGCCCGCGTGACCGTGGCGACGGCCCAGGACGGCCGGACGACGGTGTGCCTCGCCACGCCCGTCCGGCGCACGGCGACCGGCGACCCCGCGGACGACGGGCTGCGCGCCCGCCTCGCCCAGGCCACCGTGCTCGCCGCCGAACCGCTGCTGATGTACCAGGTGGAGCGGCATGTCGCCCTCACCCTCCAGCGCAGCTTCCTGCCCCGGCCGCACAAGCTGCCGCACCTGCCGGGCGTCGACATCGTCGTCCGCTACGAGCCCGCCTCCGAGCAGACCGAGATCGGCGGCGACTTCTACGCCGCCCTGCGCACCCGCGACGGGATCCTCACCGCGGTCGGGGACGTCGTCGGGCACTCGCTGGACGCGGCCACCGTCATGGTCGAGATCCGCCACGCCCTGCGCGCCTACTGCGTCGACGAGAGCGACCCGGTCGTACTGGCCACGCGGCTCGACCGGATGCTCCAGGAGTACCACCCGGACGTCACGGCCACCGTGTGCCTGGCCCTGGTCGACCCCGGCAGCGGGCGGGTGCGCATCGCCAACGCCGGCCACATCCCACCGCTGATCCTGCGCGCGGGAGGCGACGCCCGGTACGCCGACGCCTGCGGTCCGCTGCTCGGGCTGGGCCTGGAGCGGCCCCAGGCGACCGAGTGCCGTCTGCACCGCACCGACCGGCTGCTCATGGTCACCGACGGCCTCATCGAGACCCGCGGCATCCCCATCACGACTTCCATGGACCAGCTCCGCACGGCCGCCGCCGATGCCCCGCCCGGCCTGGACGCCCTCTGCGACGTGCTGCTGGGCTGTTTCGGCCGCGACCCCGAGGACGACATCGCGATGCTGGCCCTGCGGCTAGGGTGA
- the pulA gene encoding pullulanase-type alpha-1,6-glucosidase: MIPRWPVPSRRRTARTGRVAAVTVTALAAALVQPLAAGADTPPPPPSDAKLAAEPARHDSTREQFYFVLPDRFANGDPRNDKGGLTGSRLATGYDPTDKGFYQGGDLKGLTKKLDYIKGLGTTALWMAPIFKNQPVQGTGANASAGYHGYWITDFTQVDPHFGTNKDLETLIDKAHAKGMKVFFDVITNHTADVVDYEEKSYDYLSKGAFPYLTKDGRPFDDADYADGKRDFPEVDRDSFPRTPTVPAAKKNVKVPSWLNDPTMYHNRGDSTFAGESSAHGDFSGLDDLWTERPEVVRGMEKIYQRWVRDFDVDGFRIDTVKHVNMEFWTQWATALDAYAAKRGRDDFFMFGEVYSADTNVTAPYVTQGRLDATLDFPFQEAARQYASQGASAQKLAGVFGDDHKYTTGKANAYEQVTFLGNHDMGRIGSFLKQDDPKATDAELLAKDKLANELMFLSRGNPVVYYGDEQGFTGQGGDKDARQSMFASRTADYLDDDRIGTDRTHTEDAYDTKAPLYRQISALAALRKANPALTDGVQQQRYAADGPGVYAFSRTDAKTGTEYVVAFNNASEAKTATFPTGSAGMTFKGIHGTDASPKSDGDKKLTVTVPAGSAVVLKASGRLAKPATAPTITLKAPAAGATGTVEVSADVDGGQLNRVVFAAQTGNGRWQTLGSADHAPYKVTHTIGKNVAPGTALRYKAVVIDSAGRTASALAASSTGTPPAPEPPTASSRDYAIVHYKRTDGDYADWGLYAWGDIAEGEATEWPKSHPFTGRDAYGAFAWVKLKPGASNVGFLVIDKDGDKDVSTDRTIDVTKTGEVWIEQGKDTVTTERPDLPAPDKTKAVLHYHRADGNYDGWGLHVWTGAANPTDWSNPLKPVKTDSYGAVYEVPLTEGATSLSYIIHKGDEKDLPTDQSLDLKANGHEVWLVNGQEKYLVPQPAGSAAALDLTTSKAVWIDRNTLAWNGSDAAASTQLLYSRDGSIAAKDGALTGDAKWLRLSKGELTDAQKATFPHLKEYDAWTVDPRDRDRVREALRGQVVATQHAANGAVLAATGVQIAGVLDDLYPGATKADLGPTFSKGRPTLSVWAPTAQQVSLEIGDSTVPMKRDAATGVWSVTGPKSWKGKPYRYVVKVWAPSVRKVVTNKVTDPYALALTADSKRSLVVDLDDKALKPSGWSAYTKPKAVPLRDAQIQELHIRDFSVEDRTAKHPGSYLAFTDKASDGSKHLRELAKVGTSYVHLLPAFDIATIPERKADQARTDCDLASFPADSDKQQECVGKIAAKDAYNWGYDPFHYTVPEGSYATDPDGTARTVEFRKMVKALNDDGLRVVMDVVYNHTAASGQEKTSVLDRIVPGYYQRLLADGSVANSTCCANTATENAMMGKLVVDSVVTWAKEYKVDGFRFDLMGHHPKANILAVRKALDALTLAKDGVDGKKIILYGEGWNFGEIADDARFVQATQKNMAGTGIATFSDRARDAVRGGGPFDEDPGVQGFASGLYTDPNSSKNNGTPAEQKARLLHYQDLIKVGLSGNLAGYRFTDTAGKEVKGSEVDYNGAPAGYADAPGDALAYADAHDNESLFDALAFKLPASTSAADRARMQVLAMATATLSQGPALSQAGTDLLRSKSLDRNSYDSGDWFNAVHWRCEDGNGFGRGLPMAADNTDKWPYAKPLLSTVEVGCEQIEGTSAAYRDLLRIRSAEKDFSLGTAAQVQSRLSFPLSGTDETPGVITMRLGDLVVVFNATPEKQEQRVPALAGAGYRLHPVQAAGADSTVKSASYAAESGTFAVPGRTVAVFTRAAG, from the coding sequence TTGATACCGAGATGGCCGGTGCCGTCGAGGCGCCGAACTGCCCGTACCGGACGGGTCGCCGCGGTCACCGTCACCGCGCTGGCCGCAGCGCTCGTCCAGCCGCTCGCCGCCGGGGCGGACACCCCGCCCCCGCCCCCGTCCGACGCCAAGCTCGCCGCCGAGCCCGCCCGGCACGACTCCACGCGCGAGCAGTTCTACTTCGTCCTCCCGGACCGTTTCGCCAACGGCGACCCGCGCAACGACAAGGGCGGCCTGACCGGCTCCCGCCTCGCCACCGGCTACGACCCCACCGACAAGGGCTTCTACCAGGGCGGCGACCTCAAGGGCCTGACCAAGAAGCTCGACTACATCAAGGGCCTCGGCACCACCGCCCTCTGGATGGCCCCGATCTTCAAGAACCAGCCCGTGCAGGGCACCGGGGCGAACGCCTCGGCCGGCTACCACGGTTACTGGATCACCGACTTCACCCAGGTCGACCCGCACTTCGGCACCAACAAGGACCTGGAAACCCTCATCGACAAGGCCCACGCCAAGGGCATGAAGGTCTTCTTCGACGTCATCACCAACCACACCGCGGACGTCGTCGACTACGAGGAGAAGTCCTACGACTACCTGTCCAAGGGGGCGTTCCCGTATCTGACGAAGGACGGCAGGCCCTTCGACGACGCGGACTACGCGGACGGGAAGCGGGACTTCCCGGAGGTCGACCGCGACTCCTTCCCGCGGACGCCGACCGTCCCCGCGGCGAAGAAGAACGTCAAGGTCCCGTCGTGGCTCAACGACCCGACGATGTACCACAACCGCGGCGACTCCACCTTCGCCGGTGAGAGCTCCGCCCACGGCGACTTCTCCGGGCTCGACGACCTGTGGACCGAGCGCCCCGAGGTCGTACGGGGCATGGAGAAGATCTACCAGCGCTGGGTACGGGACTTCGACGTCGACGGCTTCCGGATCGACACCGTGAAGCACGTCAACATGGAGTTCTGGACCCAGTGGGCCACCGCTCTCGACGCCTACGCGGCCAAGCGGGGCCGGGACGACTTCTTCATGTTCGGCGAGGTGTACTCGGCCGACACGAACGTCACCGCCCCGTACGTCACCCAGGGCCGCCTCGACGCCACGCTCGACTTCCCCTTCCAGGAGGCGGCCCGCCAGTACGCCTCGCAGGGCGCGAGCGCGCAGAAGCTCGCCGGTGTCTTCGGCGACGACCACAAGTACACGACCGGCAAGGCCAACGCGTACGAGCAGGTCACCTTCCTCGGCAACCACGACATGGGCCGCATCGGGTCCTTCCTGAAGCAGGACGACCCGAAGGCCACCGACGCCGAGCTCCTCGCGAAGGACAAGCTCGCCAACGAGCTGATGTTCCTCAGCCGCGGCAACCCCGTCGTCTACTACGGCGACGAGCAGGGCTTCACCGGCCAGGGCGGCGACAAGGACGCCCGGCAGAGCATGTTCGCCTCGCGCACTGCCGACTACCTCGACGACGACCGCATCGGCACCGACCGCACCCACACCGAAGACGCCTACGACACCAAGGCCCCGCTCTACCGGCAGATCAGCGCCCTCGCCGCACTCCGCAAGGCCAACCCGGCTCTCACCGACGGCGTCCAGCAGCAGCGGTACGCGGCCGACGGCCCGGGCGTCTACGCCTTCTCCCGCACCGACGCGAAGACCGGCACCGAGTACGTCGTCGCCTTCAACAACGCGAGCGAGGCGAAGACCGCGACGTTCCCGACCGGCTCGGCCGGTATGACCTTCAAGGGCATCCACGGCACCGACGCCTCCCCGAAGAGCGACGGCGACAAGAAGCTCACCGTCACCGTCCCGGCCGGCTCGGCGGTCGTCCTCAAGGCGTCCGGCAGGCTCGCCAAGCCCGCCACGGCGCCCACGATCACCCTGAAGGCCCCGGCCGCCGGCGCCACCGGCACCGTTGAGGTCTCCGCGGACGTGGACGGCGGGCAGCTCAACCGGGTCGTCTTCGCCGCCCAGACCGGCAACGGCAGGTGGCAGACCCTCGGCTCCGCCGACCACGCCCCGTACAAGGTCACCCACACCATCGGCAAGAACGTGGCGCCCGGCACGGCCCTGCGCTACAAGGCCGTCGTGATCGACTCGGCCGGCCGCACCGCGAGCGCCCTCGCCGCCTCCAGCACCGGCACCCCGCCCGCCCCCGAGCCGCCCACCGCCTCCTCCCGCGACTACGCGATCGTCCACTACAAGCGCACTGACGGCGACTACGCCGACTGGGGCCTGTACGCCTGGGGCGACATCGCCGAGGGCGAGGCCACCGAATGGCCGAAGAGCCACCCCTTCACCGGCCGCGACGCCTACGGAGCCTTCGCCTGGGTCAAGCTCAAGCCCGGCGCCTCGAACGTCGGCTTCCTCGTCATCGACAAGGACGGCGACAAGGACGTCTCCACCGACCGCACCATCGACGTCACCAAGACCGGCGAGGTCTGGATCGAGCAGGGCAAGGACACCGTCACCACCGAGCGCCCCGACCTACCGGCGCCCGACAAGACCAAGGCCGTCCTGCACTACCACCGGGCCGACGGGAACTACGACGGCTGGGGCCTGCACGTCTGGACCGGCGCCGCGAACCCCACCGACTGGTCGAACCCCCTCAAGCCGGTGAAGACTGACTCCTATGGCGCTGTCTACGAGGTGCCGCTCACCGAGGGTGCCACCAGTCTCAGCTACATCATCCACAAGGGCGACGAGAAGGACCTGCCCACCGACCAGTCGCTCGACCTCAAGGCGAACGGCCACGAGGTGTGGCTGGTGAACGGCCAGGAGAAGTACCTGGTCCCGCAGCCCGCGGGCAGCGCGGCCGCCCTCGACCTGACCACCTCCAAGGCCGTCTGGATCGACCGGAACACCCTCGCCTGGAACGGCTCCGACGCCGCCGCCTCCACCCAGCTGCTGTACTCCCGCGACGGTTCGATCGCCGCGAAGGACGGCGCCCTGACCGGTGACGCGAAGTGGCTGCGCCTGTCGAAGGGCGAGCTGACCGACGCCCAGAAGGCGACGTTCCCGCATCTGAAGGAGTACGACGCCTGGACCGTCGACCCGCGCGACCGCGACCGGGTCCGCGAGGCCCTGCGCGGCCAGGTCGTCGCCACCCAGCACGCGGCCAACGGCGCCGTGCTCGCCGCGACCGGCGTGCAGATCGCCGGAGTCCTCGACGACCTGTACCCCGGCGCCACCAAGGCCGACCTGGGGCCGACGTTCTCCAAGGGCCGCCCCACCCTGTCCGTCTGGGCGCCGACCGCCCAGCAGGTGTCCCTGGAGATCGGTGACTCCACCGTGCCGATGAAGCGCGACGCCGCCACCGGCGTCTGGTCCGTCACCGGCCCGAAGTCCTGGAAGGGCAAGCCCTACCGGTACGTCGTGAAGGTCTGGGCGCCCAGCGTCCGCAAGGTCGTCACCAACAAGGTCACCGACCCCTACGCCCTCGCCCTCACCGCCGACTCGAAGCGCAGCCTCGTCGTCGACCTGGACGACAAGGCGCTCAAGCCGTCCGGCTGGTCGGCGTACACCAAGCCGAAGGCCGTACCGCTGCGGGACGCGCAGATCCAGGAGCTGCACATCCGGGACTTCTCCGTCGAGGACCGCACGGCGAAGCACCCCGGCAGCTATCTCGCCTTCACCGACAAGGCGAGCGACGGCAGCAAGCACCTGCGCGAGCTGGCGAAGGTGGGCACCTCGTACGTCCACCTGCTGCCCGCGTTCGACATCGCCACCATCCCGGAGAGGAAGGCCGACCAGGCGAGGACCGACTGCGACCTGGCCTCCTTCCCCGCCGACTCCGACAAGCAGCAGGAGTGCGTCGGGAAGATCGCCGCGAAGGACGCCTACAACTGGGGCTACGACCCGTTCCACTACACGGTCCCCGAGGGCTCCTACGCCACCGACCCGGACGGCACCGCCCGCACGGTCGAGTTCCGGAAGATGGTCAAGGCCCTCAACGACGACGGACTGCGGGTCGTCATGGACGTCGTCTACAACCACACCGCGGCGAGCGGCCAGGAGAAGACGAGCGTCCTCGACCGGATCGTGCCCGGCTACTACCAGCGGCTCCTCGCCGACGGCTCGGTCGCGAACAGCACCTGCTGCGCCAACACCGCGACCGAGAACGCCATGATGGGCAAGCTCGTCGTCGACTCGGTCGTCACCTGGGCGAAGGAGTACAAGGTCGACGGCTTCCGCTTCGACCTCATGGGCCACCACCCGAAGGCCAACATCCTCGCGGTCAGGAAGGCCCTCGACGCGCTGACCCTCGCGAAGGACGGCGTCGACGGCAAGAAGATCATCCTCTACGGGGAGGGCTGGAACTTCGGCGAGATCGCCGACGACGCCCGGTTCGTCCAGGCCACGCAGAAGAACATGGCCGGCACCGGCATCGCCACCTTCTCCGACCGGGCCCGTGACGCCGTGCGCGGCGGCGGCCCCTTCGACGAGGACCCCGGCGTCCAGGGCTTCGCCTCCGGCCTGTACACCGACCCCAACTCCTCGAAGAACAACGGCACTCCGGCTGAACAGAAGGCCCGTCTGCTGCACTACCAGGACCTGATCAAGGTCGGGCTTTCGGGCAACCTCGCCGGCTACCGCTTCACCGACACCGCCGGCAAGGAGGTCAAGGGCTCCGAGGTCGACTACAACGGCGCCCCGGCCGGCTACGCCGACGCCCCCGGTGACGCCCTCGCCTACGCCGACGCCCACGACAACGAGTCCCTGTTCGACGCGCTCGCCTTCAAGCTGCCCGCTTCGACGAGCGCGGCCGACCGGGCCCGGATGCAGGTCCTGGCCATGGCGACGGCCACCCTCTCGCAGGGCCCGGCCCTCTCCCAGGCGGGCACCGACCTGCTGCGCTCCAAGTCCCTGGACCGCAACTCCTACGACAGCGGCGACTGGTTCAACGCCGTCCACTGGAGGTGCGAGGACGGCAACGGCTTCGGCCGCGGCCTGCCCATGGCGGCCGACAACACCGACAAGTGGCCGTACGCCAAGCCCCTGCTGAGCACCGTCGAGGTGGGCTGCGAGCAGATCGAGGGCACCTCGGCCGCCTACCGCGACCTGCTGCGGATCCGCAGCGCCGAGAAGGACTTCTCCCTCGGCACGGCCGCACAGGTGCAGTCCCGGCTGTCCTTCCCGCTGTCCGGCACGGACGAGACGCCCGGCGTGATCACCATGCGGCTCGGTGACCTCGTCGTCGTCTTCAACGCCACGCCGGAGAAGCAGGAGCAGCGCGTGCCCGCACTCGCCGGGGCGGGGTACCGGCTGCACCCGGTCCAGGCGGCGGGGGCGGACTCTACCGTCAAGTCCGCCTCCTACGCCGCCGAATCGGGAACCTTCGCCGTTCCGGGGCGAACGGTCGCCGTCTTCACCCGGGCCGCCGGATAG
- a CDS encoding alpha-amylase, whose translation MARRYLASAVALAAAAVVMNPTGVQASPPGTKDVTAVLFEWKFASVARECTTTLGPAGYGYVQVSPPAEHIQGPQWWTSYQPVSYKIAGRLGDRAAFQNMVNTCHAAGVKVVVDTVINHMAAGGGTGTGGSSYTKYTYPGLYSAPDFDDCTGRITNYQDRWNVQHCELVGLSDLDTGENYVRGAIAGYMNDLLSLGVDGFRVDAAKHMDAADLADIKSRLSNPSVYWKQEVIYGSGEAVQPTEYTSNGDVQEFRYAYDLKRVFNNENLAYLKNYGEGWGYMSSGVSGVFVDNHDTERNGSTLSYKDNANYTLANVFMLAWPYGAPDINSGYEFSDHDAGPPNGGQVNACWQDGWKCQHNWPEIKSMVGFRNATRGQAVTDWWDNGGDAIAFGRGGKGFVAVNHESGSLTRTYQTSLPAGTYCNVQNNTAVTVNSGGQFTATLGSNTALAIYAGKSGC comes from the coding sequence ATGGCACGCAGATACCTCGCCTCCGCCGTCGCGCTCGCCGCGGCTGCGGTTGTCATGAACCCGACTGGTGTGCAGGCCTCCCCACCCGGCACCAAGGACGTCACCGCCGTCCTCTTCGAGTGGAAATTCGCCTCGGTGGCCCGCGAGTGCACCACCACCCTCGGGCCCGCCGGATACGGCTACGTCCAGGTCTCCCCGCCCGCCGAGCACATACAGGGCCCGCAGTGGTGGACCTCGTACCAGCCGGTCAGCTACAAGATCGCCGGCCGGCTCGGCGACCGCGCGGCGTTCCAGAACATGGTGAACACCTGCCACGCGGCCGGCGTGAAGGTCGTCGTGGACACCGTCATCAACCACATGGCGGCCGGCGGCGGCACCGGCACCGGCGGCTCGTCGTACACGAAGTACACCTACCCCGGCCTCTACTCGGCGCCCGACTTCGACGACTGCACGGGCCGGATCACCAACTACCAGGACCGCTGGAACGTCCAGCACTGTGAACTGGTCGGCCTCTCCGACCTCGACACGGGCGAGAACTACGTCCGCGGCGCGATCGCCGGCTACATGAACGACCTGCTGTCCCTCGGCGTCGACGGCTTCCGCGTCGACGCGGCCAAGCACATGGACGCCGCCGACCTCGCCGACATCAAGTCCCGGCTGAGCAACCCGTCGGTGTACTGGAAGCAGGAGGTCATCTACGGCTCCGGCGAGGCGGTCCAGCCCACCGAATACACGAGTAACGGCGACGTCCAGGAGTTCCGCTACGCCTACGACCTCAAGCGGGTCTTCAACAACGAGAACCTCGCCTACCTGAAGAACTACGGCGAGGGCTGGGGCTACATGAGCAGCGGCGTCTCCGGTGTCTTCGTCGACAACCACGACACCGAGCGCAACGGCTCGACCCTCAGCTACAAGGACAACGCCAACTACACCCTGGCCAACGTCTTCATGCTGGCCTGGCCCTACGGCGCCCCGGACATCAACTCCGGCTACGAGTTCTCCGACCACGACGCCGGCCCGCCGAACGGCGGCCAGGTGAACGCCTGCTGGCAGGACGGCTGGAAGTGCCAGCACAACTGGCCGGAGATCAAGTCCATGGTCGGCTTCCGCAACGCCACCCGGGGCCAGGCCGTCACCGACTGGTGGGACAACGGCGGCGACGCCATCGCGTTCGGCCGGGGCGGCAAGGGCTTCGTGGCCGTCAACCACGAGTCGGGATCGCTGACCCGGACCTACCAGACCTCACTGCCCGCGGGGACGTACTGCAACGTCCAGAACAACACGGCGGTGACGGTGAACTCCGGCGGGCAGTTCACGGCCACGCTGGGTTCGAACACGGCCCTGGCGATCTACGCGGGGAAGTCCGGCTGCTGA
- a CDS encoding glycoside hydrolase family 13 protein, with product MSQHSAAPAPTPTSATAVAKRRDWWRDAVIYQVYPRSFADSNGDGMGDLEGVRTRLPYLRDLGVDAVWLSPFYASPQADAGYDVADYRAVDPMFGNLLDADALIRDAHRLGLRIIVDLVPNHSSNQHEWFKRALAEGPGSSLRDRYHFRPGKGENGELPPNDWESIFGGPAWTRVTEPDGTPGEWYLHLFAPEQPDFNWEHPAVGDEFRSILRFWLDMGVDGFRIDVAHGLVKAEGLPDLGSHDQVKLLGNDVMPFFDQEGVHEIYRQWRLILDEYSGERIFVAEAWTPTIERTAHYVRPDELHQAFNFQYLSTHWDAEEMREVIDRTLEAMRPVGAPATWVLSNHDVTRHATRFANPAGLGTQIRLAGDRALGLRRARAASLLMLALPGSAYVYQGEELGLPDVVDLPDEVRQDPAYFRGAGQDGFRDGCRVPIPWTRTGSSYGFGDGGSWLPQPDGWGELSVEAQTGEAGSTLELYRAALRVRREQPDLGAGTSVEWLRAPEGVLAFRRGEFVCVANTTGESVAMPAYGRVLVASGEIVEVDDEAKVPADTTVWWTTATSGARA from the coding sequence ATGAGCCAGCACTCAGCTGCACCTGCCCCCACCCCCACGTCCGCCACGGCCGTCGCCAAGCGCCGCGACTGGTGGCGGGACGCGGTGATCTACCAGGTGTACCCGCGCAGCTTCGCCGACAGCAACGGCGACGGCATGGGCGACCTGGAGGGTGTCCGCACCCGGCTGCCGTACCTGCGCGACCTCGGCGTGGACGCCGTGTGGCTCAGCCCCTTCTACGCCTCACCGCAGGCCGACGCCGGCTACGACGTCGCCGACTACCGCGCCGTCGACCCCATGTTCGGCAACCTCCTGGACGCCGACGCCCTGATCCGCGACGCCCACAGGCTGGGCCTGCGCATCATCGTCGACCTGGTGCCCAACCACTCCTCCAACCAGCACGAGTGGTTCAAGCGGGCCCTCGCCGAGGGCCCGGGCTCCTCGCTGCGGGACCGCTACCACTTCCGCCCCGGCAAGGGCGAGAACGGCGAACTGCCGCCCAACGACTGGGAGTCGATCTTCGGCGGCCCGGCCTGGACCCGCGTCACCGAACCCGACGGCACCCCCGGCGAGTGGTACCTGCACCTCTTCGCCCCCGAGCAGCCCGACTTCAACTGGGAGCACCCGGCGGTCGGCGACGAGTTCCGCTCCATCCTGCGCTTCTGGCTGGACATGGGCGTCGACGGCTTCCGCATCGACGTCGCCCACGGTCTGGTGAAGGCGGAGGGGCTGCCCGACCTTGGATCCCACGACCAGGTGAAGCTGCTGGGCAACGATGTCATGCCGTTCTTCGACCAGGAGGGCGTGCACGAGATCTACCGGCAGTGGCGGCTGATCCTCGACGAGTACTCGGGTGAGCGCATCTTCGTCGCGGAGGCGTGGACGCCGACCATCGAGCGCACGGCCCACTACGTCCGCCCGGACGAGCTGCACCAGGCCTTCAACTTCCAGTACCTCAGCACCCACTGGGACGCCGAGGAGATGCGCGAGGTCATCGACCGTACCCTGGAGGCCATGCGCCCGGTCGGCGCCCCCGCCACGTGGGTACTGTCCAACCACGACGTCACCCGGCACGCCACCCGCTTCGCCAACCCGGCGGGGCTCGGCACCCAGATCCGCCTGGCCGGCGACCGCGCCCTCGGGCTGCGCAGGGCCCGGGCCGCGAGCCTGCTGATGCTGGCGCTGCCCGGCTCGGCCTACGTCTACCAGGGCGAGGAGCTCGGCCTGCCCGACGTCGTCGACCTGCCGGACGAGGTGCGCCAGGACCCGGCGTACTTCCGGGGCGCGGGCCAGGACGGCTTCCGCGACGGCTGCCGGGTGCCGATCCCGTGGACCCGGACGGGCTCCTCGTACGGCTTCGGTGACGGCGGCAGCTGGCTGCCGCAGCCCGACGGGTGGGGTGAGCTGAGCGTCGAGGCGCAGACGGGCGAGGCCGGTTCGACCCTGGAGCTGTACCGGGCCGCGCTCCGGGTGCGGCGCGAGCAGCCCGACCTCGGCGCCGGCACGTCCGTGGAGTGGCTGCGGGCGCCCGAGGGCGTGCTGGCCTTCCGGCGCGGGGAGTTCGTGTGCGTCGCCAACACCACCGGCGAGTCGGTGGCGATGCCGGCGTACGGCCGGGTGCTGGTGGCGAGCGGGGAGATCGTCGAGGTCGACGACGAGGCGAAGGTGCCGGCCGACACCACGGTGTGGTGGACCACCGCGACCTCCGGGGCCCGCGCCTGA
- a CDS encoding sugar ABC transporter permease, whose product MSTTTVETPAPADERRPAGAPGRTRRRGEQSRAASLASHAVLIVASLTALFPVAWLFFLSLGPDKDDYLHPGRIWGKITLDNYAFVLQDTGFFDWLKSTLIVVLGTTLIGVVVAASTGYAVSRMRFPGYRKLMWVLLVTQMFPIAVLIVPMYQILSDLQLIDSYLGLILVNCTTIVPYCAWLMKGYFDTIPFEIDEAGRVDGLTPFGTFARLILPLAKPGLAVAAFYSFLTAFGEVAFASTFMLSDDKYTFAVGLQTFVSEHDAQRNLMAATAVLIAIPAAIFFYLVQKNLVTGLTAGGTKG is encoded by the coding sequence ATGAGTACGACCACCGTCGAGACCCCCGCCCCCGCGGACGAGCGGCGCCCCGCGGGCGCCCCCGGCCGGACCCGCCGGCGCGGCGAGCAGAGCCGCGCGGCCTCCCTCGCCTCACACGCCGTGCTGATCGTGGCGAGCCTGACCGCGCTCTTCCCGGTCGCCTGGCTGTTCTTCCTGTCCCTCGGACCGGACAAGGACGACTACCTCCACCCCGGACGCATCTGGGGCAAGATCACGCTCGACAACTACGCGTTCGTCCTCCAGGACACCGGCTTCTTCGACTGGCTGAAGAGCACGCTGATCGTCGTGCTGGGCACGACGCTGATCGGTGTCGTCGTCGCCGCCTCCACCGGCTACGCGGTCTCCCGCATGCGCTTCCCGGGCTACCGCAAGCTGATGTGGGTGCTGCTGGTCACCCAGATGTTCCCCATCGCGGTACTGATCGTGCCGATGTATCAGATCCTCTCGGATCTACAGCTCATCGACAGCTACCTTGGTCTCATCCTTGTCAACTGCACCACGATCGTGCCGTACTGCGCCTGGCTGATGAAGGGCTATTTCGACACCATCCCGTTCGAGATCGACGAGGCCGGGCGCGTCGACGGGCTGACCCCCTTCGGCACGTTCGCGCGGCTCATCCTGCCGCTCGCCAAGCCCGGGCTCGCGGTCGCGGCCTTCTACAGCTTCCTCACGGCCTTCGGTGAGGTCGCGTTCGCCTCGACGTTCATGCTGAGCGACGACAAGTACACCTTCGCCGTCGGTCTGCAGACGTTCGTGAGCGAGCACGACGCGCAGCGCAACCTGATGGCCGCGACGGCTGTGCTGATCGCGATACCGGCCGCCATTTTCTTCTACCTCGTGCAGAAGAACCTGGTGACCGGGCTGACCGCCGGCGGCACGAAGGGGTGA